AGACACTACAATTTTAGCTTTACCATAAatgttataaattttaatttttttactaagcGTATCCTCCGCAATGAATTGACATTCAATTGAAACTTTGTGTTTATCCTTCTTACCATAAATATTCAAATAATTCACCTATTTaacaaaatatgatttttttataagcaatttaacaaaatatgataaaagagATAAACGCATAAGAAAACTTTACAAAACACAAAACACAAAACACAAAGCACACAATTGAAAGGAAGAAAATAGTCTTTCTCTATAATGTAATTCTTGTGTACCTGCGAATAATTAGCAAACAAGTTAATAAAAAACCTCTGTGCCTCCACCTTCAAGGTCTCCGCATTCGAGCACCACACGTTCTCGCTAGTAAACATCCCATGAATTTTATTGTGTTTCCTCCTTATAATGGTTTGTGTATGGAAGAATTTGGTGTTCCTGTCTCCAAGCTTCGCCCACTTCTCCTGTGACTTCTAGTACCACATCATGTCCTCTTGCAGAAGTATCTGCTCATACTCCTGACTTTCTCAAGTCGGATGGTTGATTCATGTGCCCACCCTTGAAGCCGTCTCTCCACCCTTTCTTTCTTAGATTAATACTACCAAAAGTCTCCTTGTTAAAGACCAAGGATGCCTCCATGATTCTATGGAGCTTCCCCGCTAGGGAGCTCGGGGGTTGGCCTCACAGTTCCCGAACCAAGGGTTCATAGACCATGCTGCATGAAAGCGGAATGGACGAGGCCCACGATCTCCCAAGTTAGTGGGAAACCTAAGGAGAATCGGACAATGGTCGAAGTAGACATCCAACGCCCTGTCTACTCTCTTTGCCATCACTTGCCTACCGTCCAAGGTTCACTGCCATGTGAATCTTGGCCTTGTGAACCCCAAGTTAATGAACTCACAAGCTTCTAACATGTTTAACATCCTCATGGCTTGCATATCCGAGAATTCGCCTCCCACCACCTCTATTGGCGAACACACTTAATTGAAATCACCTACTGCTACCCAAGGCTCTACAAAGGCAAGACGGAGAGACCTGAGATGAGACTAAAGATCCTCCCTTCGTGTTGAATTAGGACTTGCATACACAATGGGACACAACCATTTCTGGAGACCCTCCTGAATAGACACAGTCACCGCCTGAGTATTGATATCGATGGCTTGAATGACATGAGGTCTAGTAATAGGCACCAAAACCCAAATCCTGTCGTTGTGACCAAACGCCTCAGAAGCACAAATAAGCTCATATCCCACTCCCCTCCAGAAAGCTTCCACCTTCTCAAATTGGCAATGGGTTTCAAAGATTGCAAAAATTGAAGGATGAAAAGACTTGATCAAGTCCTTTACCCTACGCTTTCCACGAGCTCCAACTGCTCCTCTAATGTTCCAAGCTATTACACTCAGGTTTTTGCTATCCATGAAAACAATGGATGCTGTGGTCGAAAGCACaaactatgtccttggtgcttcCGGAGGGATGCCACTGTGTTGTCTTGGGTCAAAGGTGGACCCATACTCAATTTCATTCTCCATAAGCAACATATATCTGTTTCCAATATGATACTGCATAGGTACTACACATTGGGTCCCATCCTCTAGATTATATACCTTATGCGACCCTATCATTCGAAATTTGGGTGTTATTGCCAACCCATTAAATCTAGGGCTAGCCACCTCCATTATATTATCAGGTGTTGTTAATTCACGCTCATCATGGGCAGTTGGATCCCGTCTGCTACGTTTTTTTCCCATTTTTAGCGGTTACCTCTTTAATTCCTTGACCAACATTTGTTCTAGCAACAAATACCATTGAAGTCGTCGTCGGTTTTGGAATAAAAGCAGCCTTCACAGGATCCTTTCCATTCTTGACGGGTCCTCGCATTGAATGGGCATTATTGCTGTTACATGTAATTGAATTGGTTTGATTGCTGCTCCCTGAATTCCGCCCCCATCAACGTTCATGTCCCCTTGCGCATTAACTCCCTCTTTACTCGTTGTCTGCCATGTTCCTTCGAACCTTCCTGTGGCCGATTCTATGTAACGCTCGCCGAAGCAGTGACAGCCACCGGCGACGCCTCGGGAGCCACATTCTGCAGAGGGTTCGAGTATTGGCGTGCTAGATGTCCATAACAGCCGCAATGAGAGCAAAGAAGGTGAAGACCCTCATACTCGACGTTATACCATGCACCACGACGACCCACCATGCCAATGACCAGTTGATCAAAGTCAATTTCTACGTAAATCTGAGCGTACTTCCCCTGCTGCATATCCATTGTGTTAGTGTCGACTCTGATTGGTTTGCCCAAGCCTGAAGCTAGCGTCATGAGTTTACTCTCGTCATAAAACTAAAACCCTAGCCTCGAGATACGAATCCATAACATGGTGGTGTTAATCTTTGAATTTGCTGCAACGAAGTCCAAAGTCCATGGCTTAACAGACAGATAGTGGTCAAAGATCATCCATGGCGCTCCTGCCATAGCCTTTGCTCCATATTCATCCATATCAAACTTGACCATAAAATATCCTTGGTGAATATCCTTAACTTCAAATCCCCCCCGCAGGCTTCCACATCGCCAAAAGCTTCTCACACAAAATTCCATAACCAATGCGCTTTCGTAGCAGCTTGATCACCAGGCATTGCTCCCACGGCTTGCATATCTTCATGTACACCGCCTCATATATGAAATTAAAGTTGGGAAAAAGTCTGCTCCCCCCTTACTTGTTCCCGCTTCATGATACCATCCTCGACAAGATTTCGTACTTCCTTAGGTCCCTCAAACGGAGCACCAAGGACTTTCTCTTTAAACGTAGCCTTCCTCGAAGTCTCTTCCGGCGGTTTCCCAGTTGGACAATAACCAGCCACCACCCCTTCCTTACCTTCGCTCTCAACCTCCATGAGTCTCTTTCAAGAGTCAACTCTTAGTTATAGGGCTCATTTGgtacgccgtattaggcatgatgatataagcttatacaatacattatggacttatccattgtttggtgctcacattgtattgtataagcttatacatcaatctgctcttatacattaatatgatgaattatttaatacaccttatagatgatggataaggcatgataagaatgtgatgtataaactatttgaatatatttaatcaaccgctACCACAACCACCCTCTACCACCACCGGCTACCACCACTGTCGCCACTACCACTGCCATCGCCACCACTTTCGCTGCAATCACCACCAcgctccaccactgccaccgtCGTTGATACCGTCACTATTATTACCACTACTACCACTACCTCCACTACCACCACTGTCACCACAGCCAcgctccaccactgccaccatcgccgctaccgccactactaccaccaccactgccgtcACCAAATTATATAGTGTATGACCAAACATTGTACAATATTAAATTTTCATTAGGTCTTATCCTATCAGGCTTAATACAATCCGATCTTATACTATCAagtcttatactatacaacgtaTTAAACGGGACCATAGATAATATGATTGAatagataaaaaataaatgtgtaaattattacgaaaagaaaagaaatataattttttgaCTTTTGGGGATAAGACACTACCATTTTAATTTTACCATAAATgtcataaattttaatttttttactaagcGGATCCTCCGGAATTAATTGACATTCAATTGAAACTTTGTGCTTATCCTTCTTACCATAAATATTCAAATAATTCACCAATTTAACCAAATATGATAAATGAGATAGACACAAAAACTTTACAAAATACAAAGAATAAAAAACACTagtctctctctcactctcactgcCTTTACGTTACAGGGGAGGGGAAAGGGACACGAGGGGTTTTGGGTTCAATTGAATTTTGATTCGATTCGATTTGAGGCATGGCGGAGAGTGACGGTGGCGCTTCGCTACCGTCGGTGGGTAGCGACGCCGTGAAGCGGAGTGTGACCTATTTCTACGAACCCCAAATCGGCGACTACTACTACGGCCAAGGCCACCCAATGAAACCGCACAGAATCCGCATGGCGCACGAGCTCATCATCAACTACTCCCTCTTCCGCCGCATGCAGATCAACCGTCCATACCCCGCCGCCGTCGAGGACATCTGCCGCTTTCACTCCGACGACTACGTCGACTTCCTCGCCTCCGTCTCGCCGGAAATCCTCTCCGAGCCCACCCACTCTCACTACCGCCAGCTCAAGCGCTACAACGTCGGTGAGGACTGTCCTGTTTTCGACGGACTCTTCGATTTCTGCCAGGCTTCCGCCGGTGGATCCATCGGCGCCGCCGTCACGCTCAACCACTCCCTCGCCGACATCGCGATCAACTGGGCCGGTGGCTTGCACCATGCGAAGAAGGCTGAGGCCTCTGGGTTTTGCTACGTCAATGACATCGTCCTGGGAATTCTCGAGCTTCTCAAGGTTCACAGGGTATGCTATTTTATTTTCCCTTCTTTTTGAATTatctctcattttttttattgttttaatttataaaCATTCGATATCCGGTCCCTTTGAACGTCGTTAGATTCGGGATTTGAATGCCGTCTGATTCGGGATTCCAgaataagttttattttattttattttctcgtAAAAGGCTAGTCTTGTTATTTTCCCTTCTTTTTGAATtatctctcatatttttatattgttttaatttataaaCATTTGATATCCGGTCCCTTTGAACGCCGTTAGATTCGGGATTTGAATGCCGTCTTATTTGGGATTCCAgaataagttttattttattttattttctcgtAAAAGGCTAGTCTTGTTATTTTCCCTTCTTTTTGAATTGTCTCTCATGTTTttatattgttttaatttataaaCATTCGATATCCGGTCACCCTTTGAACGCCGTTAGATTCGGGATTTGAATGCTGTATGATTCGAGATTTTAgaataagttttattttattttattttctcgtAAAAGGCTAgtcttgtttttttcttttaatcaaaTTCTTTTATtctactttaatttttttcgaGTGGAAATGTTAGCGTACGAGGAAGAATAAGTAAATGTAAAACggaaaaaaagaaatagaaaaaaattaggGAAAAAGATGTAAAATTACGGAAATTTGGAAATGCTAAATAGTATGAAGACTAGTAACACGAAATTCGTTTATTCGTCAATTTTATAATTCGAGCTATCAATCATTTTCCTATACCCTAATGTATTGTTTCCCTCACGTGTTCCCAAAATTCATGGATACTAGATGACATGGACACTATAATAAGATTATAGGCATGATATGGATAGAATTATAacatataaaattaatataatagcACAAAATCTTTAATTGAAGGAGAGAatcaaagttttaaaaattaacatgaGGCATCATGGATAGAGTAAAATCCAATCACTTGGTATTTCCCATTTCCATTGTAAAACGGAATGTAAAGTGTTTGTGAATTTTCTGATACGAATGTAAAGTGTTTGTGAATTTTCATAGTTGTAATCTCAGTGCTTGGTttgttatttaattatttatcacATGCCTGTTCACACTATATGTTTATGTTACTGGCCAGCGTGTGCTGTATGTTGATATTGATGTTCACCATGGAGATGGCGTTGAGGAGGCATTCTACACTACTGATAGAGTGATGACAGTGTCATTTCACAAGTTCGGGAATTTTTTCCCAGGAACTGGGCACATCAAGGACACTGGGCTGGGTCCTGGAAAAAACTATGCTATAAACGTCCCGCTAGATGATGGAATGGATGATGTGAATTTCCGTGATCTGTTCCGCCCCATCATTCGAAAAGTCATGGAGGTTTACCAACCTGATGCTGTTGTTCTTCAATGTGGAGCTGATTCATTGTCCGGCGACAGGTTGGGCTGCTTCAACTTGTCTGTGAAGGGTCATGCAGATTGCCTTCGCTTCCTTAGATCTTACAATGTCCCTCTAATGCTCTTGGGTGGGGGAGGATACACGGTCCGGAGCGTTGCTCGATGCTGGTGTTATGAGGTCCCTGGCTTTCTCTGCTTAGGCAGGATTATGATTAGTGCATTTTGGTGATGGTCTGATGTTACTTATTGCTTACAATTTTGCTTTTCTTTGTTTTAGACTGCGGTGGCAGTAGGAGTGGAGCTGAGTAATAAGTTGCCATTCAAtcaatattatgaattttttggcCCTGAGTATACACTTCATGTCAGCCCTAGAAGCATGGCGAACCTAAACACACCCCAGGATTTGGAACTGATTAGGTGATTTTACATCATTACTTTTTTGTTGAATTACAATTTATGATTCTGAGTTCAATTTTTTAATCATAAACATGGAAAATATTCTGGCCTTGAATCACTATGACTCTGGTTACTCATGTACTATATTTTTTTGCTGCCAGGTTACATTTTGAATTGTCATAAGCTATATAGTATACACTGGGAATTTCCCTTTCCACTATTTGAATTGTGCTGGTTGATAATACATATTGCATTTTTCTAGACATCAAATATCTGAAGCCACCATGGCATGTTAAGTCTGCGAGTTTGTGTGTGTATATTGGGGGATGGGCTACACCGGGAAGTGGGTGCAACTTGCAACCACTTTAGATTGTGAATTGTGATCTATATTCACATTTCCTTTCACCTTAGCCAAAAGAATAATATGGAGCTTTCCAATTTCAGATCACAGTTACATGTAGAGTGTGATCTTATCATTGCCACTGAGCGATAACTCTTGTGGTAACTTGGGTCCACATCAAAGGTGGGGGACTGGATTACCAGCTTCATATCTGCGTTCACCTTGCTAGTAATTGTTATCTCTCTACAGACTAGAAGGATTGCTTTTCTGTTACTTTGAGGTTGAGCCTTTTATGTGTGGTGACAACATGATTTGTTTTAATGACGGAATTTCTATTCTTTCTGATGCTGTAATGTGTTATGCGTATGCTTCTGCTGATAATTGCTCAGATTTTCTTGGAGAAAACATTGGTTTAAAACTTCAAATGGATTCTTTTAATTGATTTCCAGGAATCTGTTGCTTGAGCAAATTTCCAGACTCCCCCATGCTCCCAGCATACCTTTTCAGACAACACCGTCAACCATAGAAGTTCCAGAAGAGGTTTGTACTTCCTAAACTAGTTGCATTTATTGTTCCTCAGCTAAAACATAAGACAAACTTATGTTATTGTCTAGTTGTTCCTCTGCcattttctttgtttgatttTATTTAGTAAATGGATGCAGGAAGAGGAGGACATGGATACAAGACCAAAACGTCGCATATGGAGCAGTGGAGAAGTTGATTCTGACTATGAAGATGAGGCACCTAGTCCACCGAACTCACATTCAACATCCAATATAAGGTGAGGGTTATATATTATTAGAAAGCTGAATAGTAAATTCACTTGGTTTCTCACTCTTTACAGTGTAGGAGTAGGTGTATAATTTTGGGTTTGTCCTTTGACTGTTACCTTAGTGCTCTATGTAGCCTGGAGCCGAGACTCGAGTCTCATTGTTAATGGAAGTATTGTCTTGATATATGATAATGCATGAAAGGTTCTAGATGAGACGAATGAAACAGACTAACATAAACTCATTAGATTCTTTTATTGCAAAGAGCTTTGTGTTGTATGAAAAAGGAGGATACAAGTTAGGAGAAGGGTACTTCTGACATTCTTATGTTTATGATCAATAATTTGATATTAAAAAAGATAGTATTGCTATGGAAAAGTTTATATGAGGGTGTGATATGCTTAAGCTTTATTATGTATATCAGATTGGAAAGTGCAACATGCCTAATATTTTAGGGTGGCAAAGTGGATTTTTGATCTTTAATTAAGATTATTGTTTAATTAGAATTCATGTTAGGAGAACATGCTGATTAGATCTTATGAAATTTGCAAATGAATTTTACTACTATTTGGTTTCTTTGGTTAAAGGCTAAGAAACTCACACTTCATGTCAGCAGGCATCTGGCAGATGAGATGGAAGATGATGACTCGGATGCGACTCCATCACCTTAATACTTCATAGAAGATAGCAAGTTTAGATTAACATGTTTTCGTCAGTGGGAAGCTCTTTGCTGTTTGGACCAATCATACATACATATTTTCGACCTATATGTGTACAtttttaggtttaaaagtataGTATGAAGCAGTGTTGCCTGAGTATGGGGCCATTGTGGTGGTGGGTTTTCACCTTTCAGAACATCAATCTGAAAATGTCATAGCCTTGCATGTTTTGCTCTGGTGGAGCATAGGATTTGCATCTATGGCTTCCAACCTAAGTGAACTTGGTGGAGGCAGATGAGAATTTCCAGATCCACCTTCACTTTGTAGGTTCCAAATTTTGGAGGTTATTTGCTGTTTCTACCGTGTAAAATGGCACATACCTAAAAAAGAAATATTACAAACTCATAGTAGTCTGACATTTAATATTACAAACATGGATAAATATATTCCTTTCATTTGATATTAAATAATGTTTAGTTGACATATTAATTTCACTTCCACCTTATGAGATTAGgtagaaatgagagagaaatgaatgatatgatttgtgatgtgacaggaaatgcagaaagagataagaagaaaaataggtagaaatgagatggaagaaaaagtgagatgtgtatatatcattactcatttgattcattcacactcttACTATTTTCCACTTTATTTTCACTTCCTAtctatctcttttttttatagTCATATCACCCgtcacatttttttctttctttcttttcttcctatattTTTCTCTCTCCACTTCTTTTACACTTAAAATAAAGTGTGATCAAAACTTTTTCCAAGTATAATATAAGGTGATGTACATGTAGGAAGACTATTACTATTAGTGGTGTATGTGTTGAAAGCAAACAGGTTTTTGTATAATATTTTGTATGTAGTTAATTTGGAAGTAGTTGATGAGTTTAGGGTGAGAAAACTGGAAACTAGGGGCATGTTTGATAGctgttttagttttcagtttttaaaatagttttcagaaacaattcttaaaaacagttttcagaaaaagaaaacagtttgaatgacatgttttcgaatatttagaaaactgatatctgaaaactaaaaactgaaactgaaaacatcttttacctgttttggttttttagttttaaaaactgaaaatgagaactgttttcaaaaactgtttttgaaaacaggtcttaccaaacaagttttcagtttttaaaaactgaaaactgttttggaaACAGTTATCAAACAGGCCCTAGAGCTTCACAGTTTGCACACAAGTTTGTCCTCCTAGCTAGTTGTTGATTTCTTTATCTTACTTGTCGTTAGTTCGTCTAGCGCATTTCTTTCGGTTGGGATCCAGCTACAGAAGAATTAGGAACAAATAGTTTTCCCCTCTACTGAACCCGACTCTTTTGTCTTAAGAGTGTTGTTTTTAAGAATGAGTGATTGCCAGCCCTTCTTTCTCTTAATATTAATTGAAAACTTTTTACTTATGTTCACTCTGAGTAAACTTCCACAGCTTCAACATCATCTTGTTATTGATATCAAACTATATCCTTCTTCGATTTTCCACATACTTGGATATCTCACTTATGGTGAGGTTCTTTGATTTGAAAGATAAGTCTAACAGAAAAAAGTTGAAAAGTTATagtcaaaagagaaaatattgAAGTTGTAAAAAAGGAACATTAACATAAACAAACTTGAGGTCAAGATCTTGCAATGGTCTTCCCTTTCTTCTAAGTCTTGTGTTTTCGATACGTACGTTTTTGTCTTCCTTCCAGTTTTCCTTATCATCGAGTTTTTCAAAAGGCTGTTTACTAATTTCATAGAACATTATATaattatgaaagaaaaaaatcaaccaTAAAAGGTGAAATGTCCCCTTCCCGAAATTTAGTGAGAATTGAAACAGAAGACTCATGTATTGTAGTTGATAAGGAAATTTGTAAAGGGATAGTTTTATTGAAGTTACTCATTTTCGAGGGGTGGTTATGAAAGAGATTTTCCTTCACTATTAAATACTATCAAATCatttcaagactcaattgtagttttttttttgataggcaagaCTCAAATGTAGTATAATACTGAGTTTTGACGTATCCACAAAAAATTACTAGCAAAAATGTCATTTTGTAGTCAAATAACTCAAGCAAGGTTTCAAATGATTGATTGTTTGTTTAGTAACCAAGTAAACATGTAACATAAACAAAAGCGAGTTAAAAAGATTGAATATCAAGATGAAAAAAACAGTTGGAATTGATTTTCACCGTTCAACTACTTAGCATCTTATGATTCTATATGCAAATTCATTCATATGCATGATTCATCAACACTAGTTCAACCCTACATCATCGATCTCTTGCATGAGTGGATAATTGTAActctctaatcctaaacattgataTTTCAAATGAATAGTAAGGCTAAGTTATTTTGAAACTTAGGTGTTTAAGTGACTAGCAAGCCTAATTTCGTCTCTAGACATTAGGTTTATTATATGTTAACCCTATGTCAAAATCAAAATGTTGTAGTTGTCACTCTTACGTCGAATCAAGTAATACGTTCCAGGCGCGCAAACTATAACATATCATTAAGAATAGTAAAAAACCATTGAATCATATGATAGAAACAATATTTTCACATAGTTAAAGGCTACATCAATTCTAACAACGAAAACTTAGTCA
This is a stretch of genomic DNA from Lotus japonicus ecotype B-129 chromosome 1, LjGifu_v1.2. It encodes these proteins:
- the LOC130734480 gene encoding histone deacetylase 6-like isoform X2; amino-acid sequence: MAESDGGASLPSVGSDAVKRSVTYFYEPQIGDYYYGQGHPMKPHRIRMAHELIINYSLFRRMQINRPYPAAVEDICRFHSDDYVDFLASVSPEILSEPTHSHYRQLKRYNVGEDCPVFDGLFDFCQASAGGSIGAAVTLNHSLADIAINWAGGLHHAKKAEASGFCYVNDIVLGILELLKVHRRVLYVDIDVHHGDGVEEAFYTTDRVMTVSFHKFGNFFPGTGHIKDTGLGPGKNYAINVPLDDGMDDVNFRDLFRPIIRKVMEVYQPDAVVLQCGADSLSGDRLGCFNLSVKGHADCLRFLRSYNVPLMLLGGGGYTVRSVARCWCYETAVAVGVELSNKLPFNQYYEFFGPEYTLHVSPRSMANLNTPQDLELIRNLLLEQISRLPHAPSIPFQTTPSTIEVPEEEEEDMDTRPKRRIWSSGEVDSDYEDEAPSPPNSHSTSNIRHLADEMEDDDSDATPSP
- the LOC130734480 gene encoding histone deacetylase 6-like isoform X1, whose amino-acid sequence is MAESDGGASLPSVGSDAVKRSVTYFYEPQIGDYYYGQGHPMKPHRIRMAHELIINYSLFRRMQINRPYPAAVEDICRFHSDDYVDFLASVSPEILSEPTHSHYRQLKRYNVGEDCPVFDGLFDFCQASAGGSIGAAVTLNHSLADIAINWAGGLHHAKKAEASGFCYVNDIVLGILELLKVHRRVLYVDIDVHHGDGVEEAFYTTDRVMTVSFHKFGNFFPGTGHIKDTGLGPGKNYAINVPLDDGMDDVNFRDLFRPIIRKVMEVYQPDAVVLQCGADSLSGDRLGCFNLSVKGHADCLRFLRSYNVPLMLLGGGGYTVRSVARCWCYETAVAVGVELSNKLPFNQYYEFFGPEYTLHVSPRSMANLNTPQDLELIRNLLLEQISRLPHAPSIPFQTTPSTIEVPEEEEEDMDTRPKRRIWSSGEVDSDYEDEAPSPPNSHSTSNISRHLADEMEDDDSDATPSP